Proteins from a single region of Deinococcus aquaedulcis:
- the murA gene encoding UDP-N-acetylglucosamine 1-carboxyvinyltransferase: MQLTPLHLQGGRELRGEIAVQGSKNAALPIIVASLLSAEKITLRGVPRLSDVHTILELLAHLGTQHVWVGPNDLELQTPRIVNTDAPYALVSKMRASFIVLGAILARAGEATVSMPGGCAWGPRPVDQHVKALRALGAEITEDGGNFTAVRQGSLSGHFIFELLTVGGTHNAILASVLGDGVVTLENASIDTDVVELVEFLNRMGADIQGAGTNTLTIRGVAALRGGEYTVIPDRIEAGTFMMLAAATRSCLTLTNVRPEHLRAVTGKLQEMGVSVMEGGQTVVVDARERTLKPVNITTQSYPGFPTDLQPQMSALLATVPGTSVVQDPVYPDRLTHVAELHRMGANITVSGYTQVIQGGQLHAAPVKAADLRAGAALFIAALTCEGQTVIDGVQYLNRGYERLVERLQGVGAQVAQPDLALAMD; the protein is encoded by the coding sequence ATGCAATTGACCCCACTGCACCTTCAGGGAGGCCGCGAGCTGCGCGGCGAAATCGCCGTCCAGGGCAGCAAGAATGCTGCGCTGCCCATCATTGTTGCCAGCCTGCTGAGTGCCGAGAAGATCACCCTGCGTGGCGTGCCGCGCCTGAGCGACGTGCACACCATTCTTGAGTTGCTGGCGCACCTGGGCACCCAGCACGTGTGGGTGGGGCCCAACGACCTGGAACTGCAGACCCCGCGCATCGTGAACACTGATGCACCCTACGCGCTGGTCAGCAAGATGCGCGCCAGCTTTATCGTGCTGGGGGCTATCCTAGCCCGCGCCGGGGAAGCCACAGTGTCCATGCCGGGCGGCTGTGCCTGGGGCCCGCGTCCGGTGGATCAGCACGTCAAGGCCCTGCGCGCGCTGGGCGCCGAGATCACCGAGGACGGTGGCAACTTCACGGCGGTGCGCCAGGGGAGCCTGAGCGGCCACTTCATCTTCGAACTGCTGACCGTGGGCGGCACACACAATGCGATTCTGGCCAGCGTGCTGGGCGACGGTGTGGTGACCCTGGAGAACGCCAGCATTGACACCGACGTGGTGGAACTGGTCGAGTTCCTGAACCGCATGGGCGCGGATATTCAGGGCGCAGGCACCAACACCCTGACCATCCGGGGCGTGGCGGCCCTGCGCGGCGGCGAATACACCGTGATTCCCGACCGCATTGAGGCCGGCACCTTCATGATGCTGGCCGCCGCCACCCGCAGCTGCCTGACCCTGACCAACGTGCGCCCCGAGCACCTGCGCGCGGTCACGGGCAAGCTGCAAGAAATGGGCGTGTCGGTGATGGAGGGTGGCCAGACCGTGGTGGTGGACGCCCGCGAGCGGACGCTGAAGCCCGTGAACATCACCACCCAGAGCTACCCCGGCTTCCCCACCGACCTGCAGCCGCAGATGAGTGCTCTGCTAGCCACGGTACCCGGCACCAGTGTGGTGCAGGACCCTGTGTACCCTGATCGCCTGACCCATGTGGCCGAACTGCACCGCATGGGCGCCAACATCACGGTCAGTGGCTACACGCAGGTCATCCAGGGTGGACAGCTTCACGCGGCGCCCGTGAAGGCAGCGGACCTGCGCGCGGGTGCAGCCCTGTTTATTGCCGCCCTGACCTGCGAAGGACAGACAGTGATTGATGGCGTGCAGTACCTCAACCGTGGTTACGAGCGCCTCGTGGAGCGGCTGCAGGGCGTGGGTGCCCAGGTGGCCCAGCCAGATCTGGCCCTGGCCATGGACTGA
- a CDS encoding GGDEF domain-containing protein, giving the protein MTLSDLSSTDAAHWLAQLDMVWQRRERQRGAAAQVAQAARAWSEQRGTLDPQVTRAASVVWAYVAWRGGQLGEAQAALHWVSADLPPTLWHCRALNVTVGVVGELGELAQAMAMAHAQLALSRQVQDREMEACALHDLGVLHNERGNLRGAPSLQQALRLFRAMQLVEGEAYAQLNLATALLLAGQVEAARAELQGALTLAARHGLGTVRTFALAQQGALEVPHDPGRAEVLLRAALREQQLNADRPLWEAVEPLARLLLAQQRPHEACLLVAAFTQEAQAQGFEVLAMQGHGLLAELHEHLGELQQALHHLRAHTAAFKQLRAEEHERRVQALEVTHRTALLRLQAEAEEARAEELTRLLQMDELTGLFNRRHLLTAGAELIRRQPGAVAVADLDHFKRVNDSFGHAVGDEVLRHIAGCLRAALPSTFAARTGGEEFVLLFPAHTVPLACQELGTLRAALPTEHLPPVTFTAGVTLCPDGDLTAAMRRADLLLYRGKAQGRNCVVVE; this is encoded by the coding sequence ATGACCCTCTCTGACCTGTCGTCCACGGACGCTGCCCACTGGTTGGCGCAGCTGGACATGGTGTGGCAGCGCCGCGAGCGCCAGCGCGGGGCCGCCGCGCAGGTGGCGCAGGCGGCGCGGGCGTGGAGCGAGCAGCGCGGCACCCTGGACCCGCAGGTGACCCGGGCCGCGTCGGTGGTCTGGGCCTATGTGGCGTGGCGCGGCGGACAACTTGGCGAGGCGCAGGCGGCGCTGCACTGGGTGAGCGCAGACCTGCCCCCGACGCTGTGGCATTGCCGCGCCCTGAATGTCACGGTGGGGGTGGTGGGGGAACTGGGAGAACTGGCCCAGGCGATGGCGATGGCCCACGCCCAGCTGGCCCTGAGCCGTCAGGTGCAGGACCGGGAAATGGAAGCCTGCGCCCTGCACGATCTGGGCGTGCTGCACAACGAACGCGGCAACCTGCGCGGCGCGCCGTCGCTGCAACAGGCGCTGCGGCTGTTCCGCGCCATGCAGCTGGTGGAAGGCGAGGCCTACGCCCAGCTGAATCTGGCCACGGCCCTGCTGCTGGCCGGGCAGGTCGAGGCCGCCCGCGCCGAACTGCAGGGCGCCCTCACCCTGGCTGCGCGGCACGGGCTGGGCACCGTGCGCACTTTTGCCCTGGCGCAGCAGGGCGCCCTGGAAGTGCCCCACGACCCGGGGCGCGCCGAGGTGCTGCTGCGCGCCGCCCTCCGGGAACAGCAGCTCAACGCTGACCGCCCGCTGTGGGAGGCCGTCGAACCCCTGGCCCGGCTGCTGCTGGCCCAGCAGCGCCCGCACGAGGCCTGCTTGCTGGTGGCCGCCTTCACCCAGGAAGCCCAGGCGCAGGGGTTCGAGGTGCTGGCCATGCAGGGGCACGGCTTGCTGGCCGAACTGCACGAACACCTGGGCGAGTTACAGCAGGCCCTGCACCATCTGCGCGCCCACACGGCGGCCTTCAAGCAGCTGCGCGCCGAAGAGCACGAGCGGCGCGTGCAGGCCCTGGAGGTCACGCACCGCACGGCCCTGCTGCGCCTGCAGGCCGAAGCCGAGGAAGCGCGCGCCGAAGAACTCACGCGGCTGCTGCAGATGGACGAACTGACGGGCCTGTTCAACCGCCGCCACCTGCTGACCGCCGGCGCCGAGTTGATCCGCCGGCAGCCCGGCGCGGTGGCGGTGGCTGACCTGGACCACTTCAAACGCGTGAACGACTCCTTCGGCCACGCGGTGGGCGACGAGGTGCTGCGCCACATTGCCGGGTGCCTGCGCGCGGCCCTGCCCAGCACCTTCGCCGCGCGCACCGGGGGCGAGGAATTCGTGCTGCTGTTTCCTGCCCACACAGTCCCCCTGGCCTGCCAGGAGCTGGGCACCCTGCGCGCGGCGCTGCCCACGGAGCACCTGCCCCCGGTCACCTTCACCGCCGGCGTGACCCTGTGCCCCGACGGCGACCTGACCGCCGCCATGCGGCGCGCCGACCTGCTCCTCTACCGGGGAAAAGCGCAGGGCCGCAACTGCGTCGTGGTGGAGTAA
- a CDS encoding YbjN domain-containing protein, translated as MTASTELRRIMTALQEGGLTVEAVEDGALIQDGDARVALFVEPDPQGGVIVRLHLDLDLYVEEDSLSDILMGMNLMNQGLDYGALNLDPVDEGEGSDDGEPLTFAVLGRSVLWLPDLGVAELDRLREHLRRFEEEVTQAVERTLHGNKGISA; from the coding sequence ATGACAGCTTCAACGGAATTGCGGCGGATCATGACCGCGCTGCAAGAGGGTGGTCTGACCGTCGAAGCGGTCGAGGACGGCGCGCTGATCCAGGACGGCGACGCGCGGGTGGCCCTGTTCGTCGAGCCCGACCCGCAGGGCGGCGTGATCGTGCGCCTGCACCTGGACCTGGACCTGTATGTCGAGGAAGACAGCCTGAGTGACATCCTGATGGGCATGAACCTCATGAACCAGGGCCTGGACTACGGCGCGCTGAACCTGGACCCGGTGGACGAGGGCGAGGGCAGCGACGACGGCGAGCCCCTGACCTTCGCCGTGCTGGGCCGCAGCGTTCTGTGGCTGCCCGACCTGGGCGTGGCCGAGCTGGACCGCCTGCGCGAACACCTGCGCCGCTTCGAGGAAGAGGTCACGCAGGCGGTGGAGCGCACCCTGCACGGCAACAAGGGCATCAGCGCGTAA
- a CDS encoding MBL fold metallo-hydrolase, translated as MTAPAPTHLLGDLYALQVPIPYPMGAVTVLLDVPAGGPVTMIDTALDTPEAHAALESGLAALGLHWPDVDRVIITHHHPDHYGLAGLVEERSGASVHLLDVEIGRGERYWHLWEEWLPGHVKHLRDHGLPPESLLSLEAESRRSRQRVHPATRVSPLREGQEVTLSGEPWEVLWLPGHADGHLGLWNEAQGTLIAGDAILPRISPNIGLYAYTRPDPLGDYLQTLGKLEALNPARAVVGHHGPVMTGVQARARELRAHHHERLDFLQAQAAQAPGTAYALSLAMFPRDLNISGRRFALAETLAHLEHLRLLGALYRTWQEDAGAWVYHA; from the coding sequence ATGACCGCGCCTGCCCCCACGCACCTGCTGGGCGACCTGTACGCCCTTCAGGTGCCCATTCCCTACCCTATGGGGGCCGTGACCGTCCTGCTGGATGTGCCTGCCGGGGGCCCGGTCACCATGATTGACACCGCGCTGGACACCCCGGAAGCCCACGCGGCCCTGGAAAGCGGGCTGGCGGCGCTGGGGCTGCACTGGCCGGACGTGGACCGGGTGATCATCACCCACCACCACCCGGACCACTACGGCCTGGCCGGGCTGGTCGAAGAACGCAGCGGCGCGTCCGTGCACCTGCTGGACGTGGAAATTGGGCGCGGCGAGCGCTACTGGCACCTGTGGGAAGAGTGGCTGCCTGGGCACGTCAAGCACCTGCGCGACCACGGCCTGCCGCCCGAATCGCTGCTGAGCCTGGAGGCCGAGAGCCGCCGCAGCCGCCAGCGGGTGCACCCCGCCACCCGCGTTTCCCCCCTGCGCGAGGGCCAGGAGGTCACGCTGTCCGGCGAGCCCTGGGAGGTGCTGTGGCTGCCCGGTCACGCCGACGGCCACCTGGGCCTGTGGAACGAGGCGCAGGGCACCCTGATCGCCGGGGACGCCATCCTGCCGCGCATCAGCCCGAATATTGGCCTGTACGCCTACACTCGCCCCGATCCGCTGGGCGACTACCTGCAGACGCTGGGCAAGCTTGAAGCCCTGAATCCGGCCCGCGCGGTGGTGGGCCACCACGGCCCGGTGATGACCGGCGTGCAGGCCCGCGCCCGCGAGCTGCGCGCGCACCACCACGAGCGGCTGGACTTCCTGCAGGCCCAGGCCGCCCAGGCACCGGGCACCGCCTACGCCCTGTCGCTGGCCATGTTTCCGCGCGACCTGAACATCAGCGGGCGGCGCTTTGCCCTGGCCGAAACGCTGGCCCACCTGGAACACCTGCGCCTGCTGGGGGCGCTGTACCGCACGTGGCAGGAGGACGCGGGCGCCTGGGTGTACCACGCCTGA
- a CDS encoding PEGA domain-containing protein produces MKRVAFPLLLSALLAACVPAPLRANPEAALRLSVAPAAAPAQPLTGESSLYRFPGPGALNVRTEPGALVTAIVLPPGGGAQVGQTVRTVPGETARLPLPATEGFTQVFTVASLVPLDLGSAAGARSVNDISAAVQRATQGAPRTAYTVATTVYRAERLGSLRVETNVPGAQVRVNGRPAGIAPVTLGDLPAGQVEVTATREGYRPASQRVNIVGDRATDVTLNLRLLTGTLRVESPVAADVLAERRLLGLVLPGQPLEVPVRSGVVSLNVVPRDRALAPQTLLVRVNTDQLSRIECTLTGGAFRCDVR; encoded by the coding sequence ATGAAACGGGTTGCCTTCCCTCTCCTCCTGTCGGCCCTGCTGGCGGCCTGCGTGCCTGCGCCGCTGCGCGCCAATCCCGAAGCTGCCCTGCGCCTCTCGGTGGCCCCGGCCGCCGCCCCGGCCCAGCCGCTGACCGGCGAAAGTAGCCTGTACCGCTTCCCGGGTCCCGGCGCCCTGAACGTGCGCACCGAGCCCGGCGCCCTGGTCACCGCCATCGTGCTGCCGCCGGGCGGGGGCGCCCAGGTGGGCCAGACGGTCCGCACCGTGCCCGGCGAAACCGCCCGGCTGCCCCTGCCGGCCACCGAGGGCTTTACCCAGGTCTTCACGGTGGCCAGCCTTGTGCCGCTGGACCTGGGCAGCGCGGCCGGCGCGCGCAGCGTGAATGACATCAGCGCGGCGGTGCAGCGGGCCACGCAGGGGGCGCCCCGCACGGCCTACACGGTCGCCACCACGGTCTACCGCGCCGAGCGCCTGGGGAGCCTGCGCGTCGAGACGAACGTGCCCGGCGCCCAGGTGCGCGTCAATGGCCGCCCGGCCGGGATCGCCCCGGTCACGCTGGGCGATCTGCCTGCAGGGCAGGTGGAAGTGACCGCCACCCGGGAAGGCTACCGCCCCGCCTCGCAGCGGGTGAACATCGTTGGTGACCGCGCCACAGACGTGACCCTCAACTTGCGCCTGCTGACCGGCACCCTGCGCGTGGAAAGCCCGGTGGCCGCCGACGTGCTGGCAGAGCGCCGCCTGCTGGGGCTGGTGCTGCCGGGGCAGCCGCTGGAAGTTCCGGTGCGCTCCGGGGTGGTCAGCCTGAACGTCGTGCCGCGCGACCGGGCCCTGGCCCCCCAGACGCTGCTGGTGCGCGTGAACACCGACCAGCTCAGCCGGATTGAGTGCACGCTGACGGGCGGCGCTTTCCGCTGCGACGTGCGGTAA
- a CDS encoding outer membrane protein assembly factor BamB family protein, with the protein MPFLSLITLVVGSGAAAQSTPTFTAPKIDVFKELRVISGVAVSPNGDLTFLGSDARIHRTDATGSVKWSFVVGDIGRAYPVVTPQGTTIAASYDDTVYALDAAGKLLWKVKLDGDIYATPALRPDGSVVVATAGGTVHALSGAGQTLWTYKVGAPVFSSPAIAADGTIYFGAQNNRMHALTPAGQLKWTYAAGSLVFSSPAIGADGSIYFGSSDRRIYALTPAGELKWRAQTGLFVNASPIVTSGGVVVVGSYDGSVYAINPGGEPEWTYKAGAGIAASAVELSDGTVIVPDLSGTVHAIGKAGQALWQIKTGKKIDTGLSVSDQGNLYFTTEGGGLSIIQKQRPLAVAPWPTFHATPAAWGRVSSAAELQAQTQARRAAATAVLAALKPGTPTAPAQPAQPPAPVRPSPGQPAPQPGTAPAPQPTTPAPRPTTSAPVPVLTPAQQAQAAARKARTEAGQVLLPLSETAAALRLPVLNVTARTATLRVGAERVPVTVRFVGREAYVPLAALSDLPGAEATLERAPAAVVLSVAGQQARFPLNLPQLLPLGRQTEYGTAPSR; encoded by the coding sequence TTGCCCTTTCTTTCTCTGATCACACTGGTGGTTGGCAGCGGGGCCGCTGCCCAGAGCACCCCCACCTTTACGGCACCCAAGATTGACGTGTTCAAGGAATTACGCGTGATTTCCGGAGTTGCGGTCAGTCCGAATGGCGACCTGACCTTCCTGGGGTCCGACGCCCGCATTCACCGCACCGACGCCACCGGCAGCGTGAAGTGGTCCTTTGTGGTGGGCGATATTGGCCGCGCCTACCCGGTGGTCACGCCGCAGGGCACCACCATTGCCGCTTCCTACGACGACACGGTGTACGCCCTGGACGCGGCCGGCAAGCTGCTGTGGAAGGTCAAGCTGGACGGCGATATCTACGCCACGCCCGCGCTGCGACCCGATGGCAGCGTGGTGGTGGCCACGGCGGGCGGCACGGTGCACGCCCTGAGCGGCGCGGGCCAGACCCTGTGGACCTACAAGGTGGGTGCGCCCGTGTTCAGCTCGCCGGCCATTGCCGCCGACGGCACCATCTACTTTGGCGCGCAGAACAACCGCATGCACGCCCTGACCCCAGCCGGGCAGCTGAAATGGACCTATGCGGCTGGCTCTCTGGTGTTCAGCTCGCCCGCCATTGGCGCGGACGGCAGCATCTACTTCGGGTCCAGTGACCGCCGCATCTATGCCCTGACCCCGGCCGGCGAGCTGAAATGGCGCGCGCAGACCGGCCTGTTCGTGAATGCCAGCCCCATCGTGACCAGCGGCGGCGTGGTGGTCGTGGGCAGCTACGACGGCAGTGTGTACGCCATTAACCCGGGCGGCGAACCTGAATGGACCTACAAGGCGGGGGCCGGCATTGCGGCCTCGGCGGTGGAACTCAGCGACGGGACCGTGATTGTGCCGGACCTGAGCGGTACTGTGCACGCCATTGGCAAGGCCGGGCAGGCGCTGTGGCAGATCAAGACCGGCAAGAAGATCGACACCGGCCTGAGCGTGAGTGACCAGGGCAACCTGTACTTCACCACCGAGGGCGGCGGCCTGAGCATCATTCAGAAGCAGCGCCCGCTGGCGGTGGCCCCCTGGCCCACGTTCCACGCCACGCCCGCCGCCTGGGGGCGCGTGTCCAGCGCCGCCGAGCTGCAGGCCCAGACCCAGGCCCGGCGCGCCGCCGCCACGGCCGTGCTGGCCGCCCTGAAACCCGGCACGCCCACGGCACCGGCCCAGCCCGCGCAGCCGCCTGCCCCGGTGCGGCCCAGCCCGGGCCAGCCTGCACCCCAGCCCGGCACCGCCCCGGCGCCGCAACCCACGACCCCGGCCCCCCGGCCCACCACCTCTGCCCCGGTGCCGGTCCTGACCCCCGCACAGCAGGCCCAGGCCGCCGCCCGCAAGGCCCGCACCGAAGCCGGTCAGGTGCTGCTGCCCCTGAGCGAAACGGCCGCCGCGCTGCGCCTGCCCGTGCTGAACGTGACCGCCCGCACCGCCACCCTGCGGGTGGGCGCGGAGCGCGTGCCGGTTACCGTGCGGTTTGTTGGCCGTGAAGCCTACGTGCCCCTGGCCGCCCTGAGCGACCTGCCCGGCGCTGAGGCCACCCTGGAACGCGCGCCCGCCGCCGTGGTCCTGAGCGTGGCGGGGCAGCAGGCCCGCTTTCCGCTGAACCTGCCCCAGCTGCTGCCACTGGGTCGCCAGACGGAGTACGGGACCGCGCCCAGCCGCTAA
- the guaB gene encoding IMP dehydrogenase, translating to MSAPATPDPTAPGTPEPRSTTDRYAYKFGQEGITFDDVLLQPRHSQVLPHEVNIEAQLTRRVRLNIPFVSAAMDTVTETNMAVALAREGGIGVLHKNMPIDAQAEMVRKVKRSESGMIVDPITLPAHATVGEADRLMGEYRISGVPITAPDGRLLGIITNRDMRFVDNLATPVSEVMTSEGLVTVPVGTTLEEAQEIFKRHRIEKLLVVEGEQLRGLITIKDLTKRVKYPRAAKDALGRLRVAAAIGVGADLLDRAGALVQAGVDVLVLDSAHGHSQGILNALGRVKEAFDVDVIAGNVATRAGARDLILAGADAVKVGIGPGSICTTRVVTGVGVPQITAIFEASAAALEAGIPVIADGGIKQTGDVPKAIAAGASVVMMGSMLAGTDESPGETILRDGRRYKSYRGMGSLGAMDQGSADRYFQSGSRKFVPEGIEGIVAYKGTAGEVLYQFVGGLRSSMGYCGAPDLQTLRETAQFVRITGASLVESHPHGVTITKEAPNYGGR from the coding sequence ATGAGTGCGCCTGCCACGCCTGATCCCACCGCGCCCGGCACCCCAGAGCCCCGGTCCACCACGGACCGCTACGCCTACAAATTCGGCCAGGAAGGCATCACCTTTGACGACGTGCTGCTGCAGCCCCGGCATTCGCAGGTGCTGCCCCACGAGGTCAACATTGAAGCGCAGCTGACCCGCCGGGTGCGCCTGAATATTCCTTTCGTGTCGGCGGCCATGGACACCGTGACCGAAACGAACATGGCCGTGGCTCTGGCGCGCGAGGGCGGTATTGGTGTGCTGCACAAAAACATGCCCATTGACGCGCAGGCCGAGATGGTGCGCAAGGTCAAACGGTCTGAGAGCGGCATGATCGTGGACCCTATCACCCTGCCCGCCCACGCCACCGTGGGCGAGGCCGACCGCCTGATGGGCGAGTACCGCATCAGCGGCGTGCCTATCACCGCGCCGGATGGCCGCCTGCTGGGCATCATCACCAACCGCGATATGCGCTTTGTGGACAACCTCGCCACGCCCGTCAGCGAGGTCATGACCAGCGAGGGGCTGGTCACCGTGCCGGTGGGCACCACGCTGGAAGAGGCGCAGGAGATCTTCAAGCGCCACCGCATTGAAAAGCTGTTGGTGGTGGAAGGCGAGCAGTTGCGCGGCCTGATCACGATTAAGGACCTCACCAAGCGGGTGAAGTATCCCCGCGCCGCCAAGGATGCGCTGGGCCGTCTGCGGGTCGCCGCCGCTATTGGCGTGGGCGCCGACCTGCTGGACCGCGCCGGCGCGCTGGTGCAGGCCGGAGTGGACGTGCTGGTGCTGGACAGCGCCCACGGCCACAGCCAGGGGATTCTGAATGCCCTGGGCCGGGTGAAAGAGGCCTTTGATGTGGACGTGATCGCCGGGAACGTGGCCACGCGGGCCGGGGCGCGCGATCTGATTCTGGCCGGTGCGGACGCGGTAAAGGTGGGCATAGGTCCCGGTAGCATCTGCACCACCCGCGTGGTCACTGGCGTGGGCGTGCCGCAAATTACGGCCATTTTCGAGGCCTCGGCGGCGGCGCTGGAGGCGGGCATTCCGGTGATTGCCGACGGCGGAATCAAGCAGACAGGCGACGTGCCCAAGGCGATCGCGGCGGGTGCCAGCGTGGTCATGATGGGCAGCATGCTGGCCGGCACCGACGAATCGCCGGGCGAGACGATTCTGCGCGACGGGCGCCGCTACAAGAGCTACCGGGGCATGGGCTCGCTGGGCGCCATGGACCAGGGCAGCGCCGACCGCTACTTCCAGAGTGGCAGTCGCAAATTCGTGCCCGAAGGCATTGAGGGCATCGTGGCCTACAAGGGCACGGCGGGCGAGGTGCTGTACCAGTTTGTGGGCGGCCTGCGCAGCAGCATGGGGTACTGCGGGGCGCCTGACCTGCAGACGCTGCGGGAGACGGCGCAGTTTGTCAGGATTACGGGGGCGAGTTTGGTGGAGAGCCATCCGCATGGGGTGACGATTACGAAGGAGGCGCCGAACTACGGGGGGCGGTAA
- the trhA gene encoding PAQR family membrane homeostasis protein TrhA, which yields MKRLWTAPREPVSALTHWAGALAALAVLVPLLGWAQGRGLALWPFVVFGVSMVALYAASASYHSFRPGERGLVWLRKLDHAGIFLLIAGSYTPVAYYGLDGVWRDGVLGLIWGIALSGIVLKLVTMRLPRWVSTGLYLGMGWLAVIFLPQLARSLDGGALFWLAAGGVLYSIGAVIYGTKRWNPRPGVFGFHEIWHLFVLAGTAAHVVMMFHLG from the coding sequence GTGAAGCGCCTGTGGACAGCTCCCCGTGAACCCGTGAGTGCCCTGACCCACTGGGCGGGAGCGCTGGCGGCGCTGGCGGTGTTGGTTCCGCTGCTGGGGTGGGCGCAGGGACGGGGGTTGGCACTGTGGCCGTTTGTGGTGTTTGGTGTGAGCATGGTGGCGCTGTATGCGGCGAGTGCCAGCTACCATTCGTTCCGACCGGGCGAGCGCGGGCTGGTGTGGCTGCGCAAGCTGGACCATGCGGGCATCTTTCTGCTGATCGCCGGTAGTTACACCCCGGTGGCGTACTACGGCCTAGACGGTGTGTGGCGTGACGGCGTGCTGGGGCTGATCTGGGGCATTGCCCTCAGCGGCATTGTGCTGAAACTGGTCACCATGCGCCTGCCGCGCTGGGTGAGCACCGGGCTGTACCTGGGCATGGGGTGGCTGGCGGTGATCTTTCTGCCGCAACTGGCCCGCTCGCTGGATGGAGGCGCGCTGTTCTGGCTGGCGGCGGGTGGGGTGCTGTATTCCATCGGAGCGGTGATTTACGGCACCAAGCGCTGGAACCCCCGCCCCGGCGTGTTCGGCTTCCACGAGATCTGGCATCTGTTCGTGCTGGCCGGCACTGCTGCCCATGTGGTGATGATGTTCCACCTGGGATAA